GCCTGGAATAAAATGTTAAATTACATTGTGGTTTGGTTTTTGACCTTAATCTAGCGAAAAAAGAGTACATCTAAACGACTAACAATGTTTTACCTTTAACAAAAAAGCTAATTTTGCAAAAGGCTCATAATAAATAGCAAATAGCACATTATAACAACAAAAGGAGCAGCTTTTTCATGCAAATAATCACCACAGAATTCTATATGAACCCAATAGAATACAAACAAAATTTCAAGCTGTTGGATATCAACCGGCCTGAATCCTGCCCGCATTGCCAGCACTGGCATACCCTGCATAAGCACGGCTGTTATTTCCGAAATGTGCTTGATGAGCATTATGAGGAGCGGATTCCAATCATCCGGGCTATGCTGCAGAGATTGTAAGCATACGGTCTCCTTATTGCCCACCTTTGTGCTGCCTCACTTCCAATATTCTCTGCACTTCATCATGAAAGCCCTGGAAATAATCTTTATTACCCTGGCTGAGTTCAAAGCTCGGTGGACAACGTTATTCCGCTTTTACAAGCGCCGGTTTTACCATAATCTAAACCGCATTGAGTTGTTTTTCCGCGACCAAGGTTGGTCGGAAGCTCGACCAACTGACGAAAAAGAAAGAGCCATAAAAGTGTTCGGCCTGTGCGCGTCCTTCCCAAAAGCGGAAACTTTTTCCCAATTATGTGCCCAATCTGATTATGTAGTCATAAATAGTGAATCTCTACATAAATAATAAAGCCCGGGGCAGGGGATTTTGGGAACATAATTTTCATAGAGAATCAAGCCAAGATAACAGCGTTTCGTCCTCTCGCCAAATTGGTTTGGTGTGGTATACCACAGAAGAACTATTCTTGGGTTCACAAACCCGTAAGGCTGCCTCCTTCATTCGAGTAGTGATCTCTGCGTAACGATTGGTGGTATCTAAGCTTACATGTCCAAGCCAACTGCGAATCACGTTCACCTCCACCCCTGACTCCAACAAATGCACGGTTGCTGTATGCCGGAACATATGGGGGCTTACACGCCGCGGAGGCGCTGCTTTCTTATTCTTTTGAAGTGAGTCGGTATGGCAACGAACGATCTTGTAAATACCGTATCGACTAAGAGGCTTTCCATTCTAAGAAAGGAAGACTGCGTCCCCTGGTGTAGCATTGATGGTTTTTTGCCCGAGGAGAGTTTTTAGCAGGTTGGTCGTCTCCTCCCATAAAGGACAGGTCCTCCACTTGTCTCCCTTCCCGTGTAGTCTAACTCGGGGCGAGGCATCAAGGTCTAGGTCTCCTACGCGTAAGTCCGCCAACCTCCTGAACACGGGCACCCGTGTTGTAAACAAACATAAAAAGCGCACGGTCCCGTAGCGCATAGCTTCCTTTAGAGGGTAAATGTGCAAAAAGCGTAGAGATCTCTTCTCGTTCCAAGAAAGATGTTTCAGGGGGGGCACGCGCTTCATGGGTATAGCCGCTACCTGCTCGGAAATCAAAAGCATCTCGGGAATCCTCCTGGCAATGTAACCGAAGAAGGTGTGCAAAACCATAAGGCGGTGGTTGCGGGTTCGAATATGATTTTTGCGATCCTCTTCGAGATAATGAAGGAATTCCTTAACCCGTTCAAAGGTCAGATCCTGGAGGGAGAGGCGGGTAATTTTACGCCGCATGTTAGCTGAGACAAATTGGAGGAAGAGCCGAATGGTATCTCGATAGCTTTTTATCGACGCCGGACGCAACCCCTTTTGAGTTGCAAGGTAGTCTGTGAAAAAAGAATATGTGATGCGACCTAGATTCTCATCATTCATGGTGACACCTCCTGTAGGGTAGAGGCCGCAAACCGCTCAAAACAACGGTTGGCCTCCAGAAGTAAATCGGGTGTAATGGTCAGGTAGACCGCGGTTGAATTCGGACTGACGTGGCCTAAAAAAGTTGCTAAATGGAGTTGGGCGTTCCCGGATCGATATCTTCGCGCGGTACCAACGGAGCAGGGTGCCTACGGCAAATGAGTGCCGCAAATCGTGCACACGGGGAGGCAAGACTCCCTGAGGCATTCGCAATCCAAGCTAGGAAACCAAGGAATGAAAGACCCGGTCGATGGTGTGGCGGTTTATGGGACGGTCGCCACTGAAGGTAAACAAGGGCACCTCTGCTAGAAGTGATCCGTGTTTCTTTGCCCGTAACTGAAGATACTCCCCGAGAAGCGTTCGCATGCGAGGTCCAAAGGGAACGAGGCGACTCTTGGCAAACTTTGTTTGACGAATGACCAGCAATGAGCGTTCGAAGTCAACATCCTTTATAAACAGAGCCGGGTTACCTTCCCAACCCTAAGGCCAAAACCGTATAGCAGAGTAAATATGGTCCGATAGGTAGGACCCCGGAGGGGTGCAATTCTGATATCTGTCAGGTTCTCTGCACAAGCCAACAACTTCCGTGCCATATCGGGCGTGAATAGAAAGGGAATCCTCTGCGAGGTCTCTCGCCGCGTCTGCATGCGCAAAGGAAAGTTAGTCAAATAAGAGTGTTTTATCAACCAGGTGAATAACCGTTCAAGGACACTGATCAAATGGTTGTAGCTTCGCGGTCTTTTTCGAGGTCGGGAGGCCAGGAAATCGTAAACAAGCTCTGCGGTGACCCCTTCGATGGTTTGCACCTTCTGTTGGACCAAAAAGGTGTCTAATGAGCGGAGAACGTATTCTTCACTGAAGAAACTCTGTCCAAGGGCACGCTTGTAAGCAAGGAAATTTTGGATTGCTTCTGCCAGAGGACTTTGGAAGCCGTTCCAAGTCGATCTCATAGGATCTCCTCCCCCACGCCGGAGCCGATTTCTCGGAGGGCCTCTACATCCACTTTGGCGTAAACTTCCGTCGGTTTCGCACTCCGATGACCCACGTAGTCACCGATGGCTTTTAGGGAAAAATCGGCATCTACAAGCCGCTGCACGCATGTGTGGCAAAGAGTGTGAGTCCTGGCCTAGTCACAGGGATTCCGGCCTTCTGTAGGTAGTGAGATGCGCGATCGGATACGCCAGAGAAAGTCAGGGGTCTGTAAGGGGCCATTACTTGGAAAAAGATATGGCGTTCGGAAGTTTTGGGCCTGCCATGTTGGAGATAATCCAGGATCGCCTCCCCCACGATAGGGGACAGGGGGTATGCCGTGGAATGGTCGGCCTTCCGTTCAGGCACCCGGAGCCGCTCTCTTCGCCAATCAATATCATCCAGGGTTAAAGCTGCGATCTCCCTTGCCCTCAGTCCATAGGTTACCAAAAGGAGCAGGATGGCGTGGTCTCGTTTGCCAAGAGGCGTCCGGCGGTCAACCGTTTCCAGCATGCGGTTAACCTCATCCCAGGTGATAGAACGCGGTATGCTCGAGAGGCGATACAGACGAGGACAATCTACGGTGTCGCTCAGATCTTTTGCTACGATTCGTTCACGGTGAGATATCAAAGAAAAACCCGCAACGCTGTGCATCGGACACTAAGACTAGTTTTGCACAATCCGCTGCTATTGGTTAAAAACCGCTTAGGATGACTGGCGAAAGGGTATGGAGTTCGTGTAAGCTGATCTCTTGGAGATAGTTTTCGAAGGAGCGAAGATTACTCCTGTAATGGACGAGGGTGCTTTCCTTGAGGCCCCTCTCATTTTGCAGGTAATCGAAAAAGCCCGGGGCAAGGTCCTGAAATGGCTCGCGCGCTCGACCCTTGTCCCCAAAACTTGGGATGACCAAACATAACATTTGCTCTACAGGGTTTCGGGCTTCTTCTTCTACTCTCTTCCGAGCTTGGTCGATTTTACACCCTTGGCCATGTTTTTTGACCCAATGCAGTGTGAACCCTTCAATGTACCCAGTCAATTCTTCCAATTTTGTCGCCCCGTGCTGCCGGGTAAATTCTCCAAATTCCATCAAAAGCGGAATACGTCGTAGAACGGATCGAGAGGAATAGCCATTTTCGGTAAGCCACTCAACGTACCTTTCGATGGGGCCACCAATCCACGAGGCTCGAACACGATCGCACGTTTCCGGACGGACATAATAGCGTTCCAGCATTAGAACAACCTCCTTTAACAAATGTTTGAAGCTATTCTAAGCTAAAACTCGTAAAATGGAAATTATGTGGCCACTTTTAAACTCCGATCTTTGGCTCATGCTACAAATTAGGCTACCTGCCACATAATTAGAATGGGCACATAATCCACATAAACCGCGTCTGGAACGCCCCGCTTCAAGATGGCTTTCCGGAAAGTATCTTCTAAGGCCGGCAGCCGCTAGTCAAGGTAAAACTCCCCGTGGCACAAAAGCCGGGTGGCATCATCAATAAAGAAAGGCCACCAGGTAGGTCCTGAGCTTTCGTTTGGGGTTTTCGGGATGGGGTAAATACGGTCCATATTTGATGTCAGCCTGCCACAGGCGGTTCCGCTTTTCTTTTTGAAAGCGCTGGTGACCAGGTAAAGTTCGATTGGTTTCCTGTCTAGTTAAGCCCAGGCGCGACAGGTGTCTGCTCAGGGTCGACCGGGCAAGCTTTCCCGGACGGGTTTTCTGCTTCCCTTCCAGGATCTCGATAACCTGGCTGACACTCCGTTCGGGAAACTCAGCCTTAAGTTTAATTGCTTCCTGGATAATTTCGGGGGCAATCGTCCGACTTTTTCCCTGATCGGATCTGACTTTGGGCATAAGGCCGGACAATCCTTGTTGTCGGTAAAGCTGCAGGTAACGGCGCAGGGTGCGCGACGAAATCTTGCCGCGGGCTAGAATCTCATTTCGCCGCCGGCGCTTCTCCGCTGCTTCCAGATCCGGTTCAAGCAGGGGTGCAATCAGGGCGAAACGCTCAAGCGCTATGTCCTGTTGGGTGTATTTATCTTCTGACATCCAGACCATCTCCTTGTTAAAATATAGTGTTTTTTTCCACCATACCACGATTAAAGGATGGCCAGGAGCCCAAACTATGTGGAATTAGCTACAGCCAGAGGCCGACCACGTCCATGGTCAGCCAGATGTTTACTGCTCCCAGTACCGACGTAGAGTCTACAGGAGGCAGTTTATCTAAGGCGGCCCGTAACTGCTGCCAGGGAGAAGACCAATTTTCTCTGATGAGTGAAACTATTCGCTTTGATAAGTTGTGGAAATGTCTTGTCCACCCTGGACCCGTTCTGGCGGTACCTGACCAGCAACCACTTCCCCAACCGCCGGGGCAATAACCTCCATTGAATAATGGCGATAGGGGGCAATGAAATCGGGTAGGATGGCGTGAGTGCGGCGACAGTTACCGCAACGGTAGCGGGCGATAGGAATTCTGACTACGGTTCCATCGGCGGTGATTAATTTGCGCTGGTATTGCCCGTGAGCAGCCATTTTTGTGTCACATAGGGGGCAAAACTGCGGTTTTTGCCCCAGAATATGTAAATATGTTGCCAAATATTCCTTTACTGAAGCGCCTAAATACGTTACAATCAAGATGTGTTTTATGGAAGTCTTCGGTAAGGGAGTTTGCCAGCTCGTTTAACCTTACTCGAAGGCTTTTCCTTTTCTCCTTGCTCAGATTTCTTTCTCTTATTTTTCGTCAGGAGAAGAATAAATCCCTTTTCTAAATGGCCACTGAATCTGAGCAAGGTATGGTCAAATAGAGTGAGCGGAAACATCATCCCCTTAACCAGTTCATCCATTCTCCGTTTCTTCCCAGGCCTTTTTCAGAAGGTCAGCCAGGCTGACTTCCACGTTTACATCAACCTTGTCCTTAAACATCCCCAGGTGCTTGCCTAGTTTCTCTAAAGCTGGACATTTGCCATGCAACTTTATTTTCCTGGTTCTTTTGGTACCGCCTGACGGTAGTTCAATCTCTGTTTCTGAAACCTCAATAATAGCGGCCGCATCATCTTCTGAAAGATCGCAACTGGGTTTTAGACGAATGCTGCCGAAGTCATCCCATTCCACAAAGTCAGTTATCTTTGCAAAGCCTATTCTGGCATATTCTCGAATGACTCTGTCCTGGTTAATGCCGGTACGCTTTGAACGTTCAGCAATAGCTTTGTCGATTGCTTCCCTAATGCTAAATAGCTGTGCTCCCTGCTCATGAGCAGTTTTTGCACTGTAACCTGCTCGAATAGCTGCAGCAGTGGCGTTTAAATCAATCAGGTATTCTTCCACGAATCTTTGTTGTTTTGGTGTGAGTTTGACCATTATCACCACCTCTTCTTGACAATACGTATAGCACGTATTATAATTTAATCATAGAAAGGAGACGATGAACAAATGAAATTCCGGGAAATAGAGAACATAATCAAGAAAGATGGTTGGGAGTACTCATACACTGCGGGCTCTCATTACTACTACAAACATCCAACCAAACCCGGAAAAGTATCAATCCCCTTTCATGGTAATAAAGACCTCAAAACCAAAACAGTAAACTCCATCCTCAAACAAGCGGGGCTGAAATAAGTCCCATCTTGTGACGGATGTAATATAAAAATAAAGGAGGTTATTATAGTGAAATTAATTTATCCCGCTTGCTTTTACCCTTGTGAAGAAGGCGGATACACCGTAATTTTCCCTGATTTGCCAGGGTGTGTAACAGAAGGAGAAACTTTATCTGAAGCCGTGGATATGGCTATTGACGCAGCTTCAGGTTGGTTGTTGGAAGAAGTAGAAAACAATAAACCAATACCAAAAGCTTCAGACATCAAAAGCATTATTCCTGATGAATATGAGAACGGTTTTGTAAGCATTATTAGCGTTGACTTGGATGAGTACTCAAAAAAGTATGGGAACAAAGCTGTTAAAAAAACCCTGACTATTCCAGCCTGGCTAAACTCTATCGCGGAAAAAGAGAACGTCAACTTTTCTCAAATTCTTCAGGACGCTTTAGTAAAATATCTTGGAATTAAGCAGCCTTAAACCGGCTGCTTTCTTTCACACAAACCACCCATGCCGGCCGTCGTATGCAAGACATCCTGGAAATCTGTTGTGGTCTTGATGCCCACATGGATCATCTTAACTACCACGGGAAGATATCCGCACGGGAAGTAGAGAATTTTGTAAAGGGGCGTGCTAAGAGCAAGCTCCATGAAATCAAACAGGCTGTCAAATGGTAAAATGGACGTTCACCAAAGGGAGTTCCTCAAGCTTTTACTAGGGTGGCTGGATCAGCACTACGAGCATCTTCACCAGGTAGAGCAAAAGCTGGAGGAAAAACTAAAGCAATACCAAATTACGTTTTGCTGTCTCCCTGACGATCGCATTTTATCTTATCGCTCAATTGAATAAAGCACATTTTGTCACCGTTCACCTCTTTTATTTTACCTTTCCAGGTTCATTTAACTCCTGAAATCTGTTTTTAATATTGTCCATTCGTTTTAAAATATAGGCACTATCCCCCCGGTTTTCTGACAGCAGCAGTTCAATCGTTTTCAGCTCTTCGTTCATATAGGCCAAGGCTTGTGCCATCAAGTTATCCATCTCTTTGTGGGTTTTTTCGTTTAAATCCGAGGTCAGGCGGTGAAGATTCTTTTCTATTTCGTAAGGAATCCTGTTTCGGAAAAAGCGTTGGAAAACACTCCTAAATATAAACATAGGAAAAAGAAACCACAACATATCAAGATGAAAATCAAAAGACCTGCTGATGGAAATATCCGGCTTGTTTAAATTTCCAACAGTTATTTCCCATTTTTCCGGTTTCATTTGTACTCCGAGAACCCGATCCAGATTTTCACTTAATCTTTCCCGGAATGATTTTAAATAAAATGATAAATGCTTTTTGACCGCACTCAATAGTTCAAAAGACTTTGCCTCTTTGAGTAAGATTTCCTTTAATTCTAAAGCCAATGCCTGATTCAACCACTGCTCGAACTGACGGGTCACTGCGTAAAGATTGCCTCTCCAGTTTGGAAAAACAGCCTTATATTCTTCAGTTATCTTTTTTTCAATCTCCTCTCTGAATGATTCTAAATAGACCCTAAAATTGTCACGGGTTTTTTCTTTATAACTACCGATGATCAGCAGAAGCTCCTGCCGAATAAAGTGAAAATTCAAACGCTCATCAAAAATCATTTCCTTAAGTTCATCTTTTTCGGACTCCTTTTTTAACGAAGCCTGGTAGGAAATGTTTAAGTAGGAAAGACAGTCGCTAACCAAGGAACTGACTTTATGGTGCAATATTTTCGTATAGATTTCGTCCCGATTCCGGGCTAGTGGAAGGAATATATCCTGTTCAATTTTTTGGTTATACTGGCGAGTGTTAAAATGGGTTGAATAACGAAATACGGGAAAATCTCTATCAAAGGTTTTTCTGAGCACTTCTTTAGTGAATAATTCAATTTCCTTTATTTGTTCCTCTTTAAATAAATCTGTCTTTGTAATGACAACAGCAATTTCCGGTGAATATAAGCAAATCTCTTTTAGAAGGCCCAATTCGTTTTCAGATATTGGCTTTTCGGCGCTTATTACAAAAAGCACCCCACCCGTCTCCGGGAACCAGTCTTTCGTTGTTTCCGTATTGTGTTTCCAGATACTTCCTATACCCGGAGTATCCACCAGTCTTAATTCCTTAACTTCGCTTAATGAAGGCAGTTCAACATCAACCAAAAATACATTTTTGCAATTCCCCGGGTTTTTCAATTCGGAAACATATTCCGCTATATCGCCTATCGGTATTGTTACGCTTGTTCCATCTATAAAGGTTACAATTGCTTTTTCTTCCGGGCCAAATTTTATCCTAGTTATAATTGAAGTTACGGGAATATTACCGACAGGTAGTATGGAATTTCTTAGATACCCGTTTAAAAACGAACTTTTTCCCGCTTTGAACTGACCTAAAACCGCTATATCCAAATATTGATTTTGCTGGGCAAAGTTATTCACACTCTGTACGGTTTTTTTCAGGGTATTCAACTGAAATTCATCGCACACTGAGTCGATTTCGTTCAAAATTTCTTTTAATCGGATAAGTGTTTGCGCTTTTGTTTCCATCGCTTTACCACCTTATGAATCACTCATGTGTGTTACTCGGGAAAGAACCTCTAGCTGTCGTTATGCCCGGCGAATATAGCTACAGCCCTGATCCAGGATGTTGCTTCTTCTTCTCCAATTGGCTCGTGTTTATGAAGATAACTATGATGTTTTAAATAATATTTAAGTTGATGATGCAAGTTGTTTAATTTGCTTAATTGATCGTCAAGTAAATATTTTGTGTCTTCAGGATTTTCTGACTGTCTAAGCAGCATAAGGAGGTGTTTCAAACAAAAAATATGTTTTTTGTCAAATCCGTTCTCTTTAAGAATACGGATCATGCGTAAAAATTCATCGGCGTAGATTCCTTCTAACAAGTCTACATGCTCACAAACAGGGCATTTACCATTCTTCTCAAAAATTCGAAGCATTTCTACATATATCTTGGTTTGCGTGTTTCGCCGAAATATGCTTGTTTTGATTGGTTGAGGTTGCTCCACGCGTTGTCTGTAAGTTTCTAATTCTCTTATGAGCTGAGCTATTAAATACTCATAAATAATCCCATTTTTCATTCCGTCATGATAAACGTTTTCCTCCATTTTTTGAATCTGCCAGGCATGTTCATTACAAAAACCTCGGCTCTGATCAATTTTTGCTCGAACATTTAGATCATTGATATACTCATGGAGAAAAGTTTCAATGTAACTTCTTGTAAGGTGCTGCCTCGCGGTACATAGAGGACACCCTGGTTCACGTAAAAATTTTATCCATGATATATAGGAAAGCCCGCCTTTGATATTATCCAATTAATCACCCCCAGTTTAGCAAGAACCTTATAAATACAAAAGCTCCTACCTTACCGGAACGGTCAGAGTAGGAGCTATTAGCAACAAGGCATTTTATGACTTTTATAGTCAAAGGCAAGCTCCATCGCCCACGATTAACTTTTTATGATATTATAACAACAAAAATATATTTAGTCTAGATTTACATAAATCATGATTAATGAGGAGATTTCTCGAGGAAAATGAGCAAGTATTCACTTCAGATATGACAGCCCCAGGTCAAGGTATTCTCCTGGTTTAAAGGCCCCAATGTCCGCCTTATGGTTGCCGTCAAAGTCACCTATGACCCCTTGCCGGTTTAAACCTCTGGCCCACGGGCCGAAAGACCTTGGCCGGGGTTGGAAACCTGTACCAGTTGAAGAAAGCACATACCATAGGCCTTCCTTGTCGCTGAAAATGACCAGATCCGTGCGGTGATCCCCGTTAACATCACCGGCCAGCAGTTGCCCTTCCTTGCGCCAGTTATTTATCCAGATTGACGGAGTGGAAAAATATCGCCCTCTGCTAAGTGCTACCTCAACAGTTCCTATGTAGGGATCGTAGCCGATCAAGTCATCCTGGCCATCGCCGTTCGGGTCACCCACGACCCACTTGAGGGAACGACCGACGAAACCGGTAAACGGCTCTGGCTGCGGGATAAATGTATGACCATTACTCAACGCCGTGTACCATCTACCTTCCGCATCACGGACCAGTAGGTCGTCCTTTCCGTCACCGTTGACATCGCCGATCAGGGGTGTCCATGACCGACCCCGGGCCCAGTTATCCAGCCAGACCCCTTGGCTAGCAAAACGGGTCCGCTCGCTCAGGGCAACGAACCAGCGGCCGGTGTCCTGTTCAATGGCCAGCACATCCTTGACCCCATCGCCGTCAAAGTCGCCAGTCAACGGGACGACATTTAAGCCTTTCGGCCAATTACTTAACCATAGCCTGGGTGGAGCCGAGGGACGGTTCCTGGGCAGGCGAATGTCGGTAGTCACCACATAGATTTCACCTGAACTCAGGACATAATAAAGGAGGTCATCGCGGCCATCGCCATCGTAATCACCAACCAGTAATTTGCCAAACTGGTTGCTGGCCGGCCTCAGATTGATCCGGTGGGCCGGGGTAAAAGGAACAACGTCATGAATGGAAACAAACTGGTAGCCTTTTTGCCTAAAGCCGCTGATTACTCGGTGCAGGTATGATGGAGTACCCTCTTTATAGTGGTATAAAGGCAGGCCATCAACATATTGCACTTCATTGTTGACGATAACCGGCTCGAGGAAAGGAAACTCAAGAAACGGATGATAAAACAGGCTGGCCAGACCGCTAAAATGATTCAGGCGAACTAACATCTGGTCAATGCTGCCGATCGGATTAGCACCATTGATATAGTAAAAAGGAGTCGGCACATAGACCGCACCCAGGGTTGGTGAGCCGTATTGATTATCCCCTTCCAGGTAGACTGGATTGCGGTCTTTTTTTTCCAGAGATTCGTACTGCAAACCGATGTAGGACCGAAAAACATCTTTTTGCATGGATGTCGAAACATTGTGTGGTGTTTCCCAGAAAGCCGGTTCGATCCCATGACTGAGAAAAGCGTTGAGACTCAAGTTCAGACGTTCAGCGGCGTAATCCGGCCAGGTGGTCTGCTCAACCCCGGCGACATTAAACTCGTTACCCGTCCCAGAATCATGGTGTCCGTCAAGCCGGCGTACGTCGCCATACTGGTGGGTATAGCCGTGCATCCCAATTATGCCTCCTTTAGCCTGAGCCCGTTTAAGCAGAGCGATAAACAGTTTGGTCTCTTCATCGGGCTCAGTGTCATCAAGGCTTCTGACCTGCCAATTATTGTTGCTATCTAATCGCTTAAAGTGCGGGATGACGGTGACGTGAAAAGGGACATTTTCCTGCGCACAGAAATCCATAACCGCCCGAAGTTTGCCTAGATCGTCTTTGCTGCTGTAAAGACCGCCAGGCCCAATATCCTCAAAACGAATCAAGGCCAATTTCGGAGTTGTTTGGCCAATTGGGGGAATCATGCTGGTGATAGAATTAAAGGCACCGGAGTTGGAATCTGAAAGAGCCTCTTCAACTTCAGCAGCCCAGGCCAGGTTAGGCCAATTGCGGACTGGTCGGTGGTAGTTTTGCTGGATATAAGCCAAAAGAGCGCTGGTAATAATAATCAGAGCCGAGAGAATCTGAGTAAGCCGTACTTTCAACCTTAACTCTCCTTCGTTTGACCAGTTCTCAGATTTGTTCTTATTACTAGTGTATTTCTAATCCTCCCCGAAAATTAACGGTTTATGCTGTTGCGTTGAACCGACCAGTTATAATCAGGAAGGTGAGAATATAAATTCGTCACCTTCAGCCTGATTTCCTGCTTAGCAAAACATAGGGTGGTAAAAAAATAAAGACCGGTGCAAACCGGCCATTATAGCATCTAGTACTTAACTGATTTTGTTGGTTTTCCGCCAGATCTTCATCTTTTCAGCTTCTTTGATCAGATCTTCTCGCAGGTCCGGGTGCGCAATATTGATCAGGGCCTCGGCCCGCTGCCAAGTGGAGCGTCCCTTCAGGTTGGCCTTCCCGTATTCAGTTACGACATAATGAGTGGCGGTTCGGGGATCGGTCGTGATAGCACCTGGGGTTAATGTCGGAACAATCCGAGACTTCATGTTGCCGTTCTTATCGGTGAAGGTTGAAGACAGACAGATAAAGCTCTTACCGCCTCTAGAGTCATACGCTCCCTGGACAAAGTCTAGCTGACCACCAGTGCCGCTGATGTGGCGCCATCCAGCTGACTCAGCACAGACCTGACCGAACAGGTCAACTTCTATGGCGTTATTGATCGAAACAAAGTTATCGAACAAAGCCACGGTTGATGGATGGTTAGTATAATCGACCGGATAGCCAGCAACCGTCGGGTTATCGTCTACCAGGTCATACAACTTTTGAGTTCCAGCCGCGAAAGCAAAAACCATTTTATAGCGGTCGATGTTTTTTCTTGCCCCGGTGATCTTGCCCGCGTTGAACATGTCTACGTATGCATCAACAAACATTTCCGTGTGCACACCCAAGTCCTTCAAGTCGGACTGAGCAATCATCGCCCCTACAGCGTTGGGCATACCGCCGATCCCCAGTTGGATAGTCGCGCCATCAACGATTTCTTCCACAATAAGCTTAGCCACAGCCTGATCGACTTCTGTCGGTGGCACTGCTGGTAGCTGCGGCAGGTCAGCGTTGTCGCCCTCAACTATGTAGTCAACCCTGGAAATGTGGATGGCCTCTTCTCTTCCACCCAGGACCCGCGGCATCTTTTCATTAACTTCAACGATAATAACCTTCGCCCGCTCGGCCAGGGCCATCATGTGCGAAGTCTGCGGTCCAAAGTTAAAGAAACCATGTTTGTCCATCGGCGCCACCTGGCACATCAGGACATCAACCGCTTCTACTTCCTGGCGAATGTAGCGCGGCAGTTCGCAGTACTTAATTGGTGCATAATAAGCTAAGCCAGCATCATAGAGCTTACGAACCTGTCCGCTGAAGTGCCAATCTACCCATGTAAAAGTCTTACCTTCAGGGTCAGCCTGCATACAATGCATTGGCCAGATTTGGACACCCCCGCGAAGTTTAACGTCGGTCAATTCGTCTTTCCGTTTGGCGAGGGCTTTGTCCAGAACGTTGGGAGCACCAACACACCAGCCCATTTCTACCCAATCCCCGGACTTGACAACCTTGACCGCCTCATCTGCCGTTACCAACTTCCTTTTGTACTCTTCCATGTAACTTGCCATCAACCCATCCTATCCTCCCTTTATTATATATTTTTCTAATGAATGTACAGGGGTACTATATATTTCGACATTGGTCCAGCTTTTCCTGCAAAAAACACCCTCGCGCCGTAATATTTTGTCTATTTATGTCGGTTTTTGCGATGTAATGTTTAATTAAAAGATGACTTTTTGGCGGCGGATGTTGATATTGAGTAATAAGCCTACAGCCAGGAGATTGGTGAGCATAAAGCTTCCGCCATAGCTTAAGAAAGGTAGCGGAATTCCTGTGATAGGCATGATCCCGATGGCCA
The Bacillota bacterium genome window above contains:
- a CDS encoding type II toxin-antitoxin system HicA family toxin, whose product is MKFREIENIIKKDGWEYSYTAGSHYYYKHPTKPGKVSIPFHGNKDLKTKTVNSILKQAGLK
- a CDS encoding butyryl-CoA:acetate CoA-transferase: MASYMEEYKRKLVTADEAVKVVKSGDWVEMGWCVGAPNVLDKALAKRKDELTDVKLRGGVQIWPMHCMQADPEGKTFTWVDWHFSGQVRKLYDAGLAYYAPIKYCELPRYIRQEVEAVDVLMCQVAPMDKHGFFNFGPQTSHMMALAERAKVIIVEVNEKMPRVLGGREEAIHISRVDYIVEGDNADLPQLPAVPPTEVDQAVAKLIVEEIVDGATIQLGIGGMPNAVGAMIAQSDLKDLGVHTEMFVDAYVDMFNAGKITGARKNIDRYKMVFAFAAGTQKLYDLVDDNPTVAGYPVDYTNHPSTVALFDNFVSINNAIEVDLFGQVCAESAGWRHISGTGGQLDFVQGAYDSRGGKSFICLSSTFTDKNGNMKSRIVPTLTPGAITTDPRTATHYVVTEYGKANLKGRSTWQRAEALINIAHPDLREDLIKEAEKMKIWRKTNKIS
- a CDS encoding HicB family protein, with product MKLIYPACFYPCEEGGYTVIFPDLPGCVTEGETLSEAVDMAIDAASGWLLEEVENNKPIPKASDIKSIIPDEYENGFVSIISVDLDEYSKKYGNKAVKKTLTIPAWLNSIAEKENVNFSQILQDALVKYLGIKQP
- a CDS encoding terminase small subunit, with the translated sequence MVKLTPKQQRFVEEYLIDLNATAAAIRAGYSAKTAHEQGAQLFSIREAIDKAIAERSKRTGINQDRVIREYARIGFAKITDFVEWDDFGSIRLKPSCDLSEDDAAAIIEVSETEIELPSGGTKRTRKIKLHGKCPALEKLGKHLGMFKDKVDVNVEVSLADLLKKAWEETENG
- a CDS encoding DUF2334 domain-containing protein, translating into MKVRLTQILSALIIITSALLAYIQQNYHRPVRNWPNLAWAAEVEEALSDSNSGAFNSITSMIPPIGQTTPKLALIRFEDIGPGGLYSSKDDLGKLRAVMDFCAQENVPFHVTVIPHFKRLDSNNNWQVRSLDDTEPDEETKLFIALLKRAQAKGGIIGMHGYTHQYGDVRRLDGHHDSGTGNEFNVAGVEQTTWPDYAAERLNLSLNAFLSHGIEPAFWETPHNVSTSMQKDVFRSYIGLQYESLEKKDRNPVYLEGDNQYGSPTLGAVYVPTPFYYINGANPIGSIDQMLVRLNHFSGLASLFYHPFLEFPFLEPVIVNNEVQYVDGLPLYHYKEGTPSYLHRVISGFRQKGYQFVSIHDVVPFTPAHRINLRPASNQFGKLLVGDYDGDGRDDLLYYVLSSGEIYVVTTDIRLPRNRPSAPPRLWLSNWPKGLNVVPLTGDFDGDGVKDVLAIEQDTGRWFVALSERTRFASQGVWLDNWARGRSWTPLIGDVNGDGKDDLLVRDAEGRWYTALSNGHTFIPQPEPFTGFVGRSLKWVVGDPNGDGQDDLIGYDPYIGTVEVALSRGRYFSTPSIWINNWRKEGQLLAGDVNGDHRTDLVIFSDKEGLWYVLSSTGTGFQPRPRSFGPWARGLNRQGVIGDFDGNHKADIGAFKPGEYLDLGLSYLK